In the genome of Nitrospira japonica, one region contains:
- a CDS encoding glycosyltransferase, whose protein sequence is MGTYAAWVAAQAGAPPVPLVKRPWLHGFARRWHYDSIEPSVPAGMAAFLRRVRPNHSSPSDPGKLRVLHCIGGLIPGGAERQLCNFVVGAHRRGLELRVLTLRESVDDDAHYADLLQRAGIPPFVAGANFNTDFVRKLRARPGTLELLNRLPVFFLPYTVDILGELLIDPPDLVHAWLDHNNIWAGLAALLAGVPHIVLSTRNVNPNHFPYLAHPLFKPWYQLLASFPHVQFINNSHPGAEDYAAWLDLKPECFRVVHNGVDFDTVVHPKPDAVQAFRDEIRLPSDAPLVAGVFRLSEEKQPMVFFEVVRRAMSRVRNLHAVVAGVGPCEGQLREAIAQYGLADRFRLLGRRKDVEVVMAAATAVLLTSRQEGTPNVLLEAQWLGCPVVSTKAGGAADAVSHGRTGLLFEVGDLDGLTEALLSLVLDRNGRERLSQAAPGFIAERFGLDRMVEETLAVYRQALHPYSTADVKGVR, encoded by the coding sequence GCCGGTTCCTCTGGTGAAACGCCCGTGGCTCCATGGATTTGCCCGCCGCTGGCACTATGACTCCATCGAACCGTCGGTTCCCGCCGGGATGGCGGCGTTTCTCCGTCGCGTCCGGCCAAACCACTCTTCCCCGTCCGATCCGGGAAAGCTTCGCGTCCTGCACTGTATCGGGGGGTTGATTCCGGGAGGCGCCGAGCGGCAACTCTGCAACTTCGTCGTCGGCGCACACCGCCGAGGCCTTGAGCTGCGAGTGCTGACGTTGCGCGAATCCGTCGACGACGACGCGCACTATGCCGACCTGCTGCAGCGGGCCGGTATCCCGCCCTTCGTCGCAGGCGCCAACTTCAACACCGACTTCGTCCGGAAGCTCCGGGCCAGGCCAGGGACGCTCGAATTGCTCAACCGGCTGCCCGTGTTCTTTCTGCCCTATACGGTCGACATTCTGGGCGAATTGCTGATCGATCCGCCCGACCTCGTTCATGCCTGGCTGGACCACAATAATATCTGGGCGGGTCTCGCCGCGCTCCTCGCCGGCGTTCCGCACATCGTGTTATCGACACGCAACGTGAATCCGAATCATTTCCCCTATCTGGCACATCCCCTCTTCAAACCTTGGTATCAGCTTCTGGCGTCCTTCCCGCACGTGCAATTCATCAACAATTCTCACCCGGGCGCCGAAGACTATGCGGCGTGGCTGGACCTGAAACCCGAGTGCTTCCGGGTGGTGCACAATGGCGTGGACTTCGATACCGTGGTCCATCCGAAGCCCGATGCCGTGCAGGCGTTCCGCGACGAGATCCGCCTTCCGTCGGATGCGCCGCTCGTCGCCGGCGTATTCCGGTTGAGCGAGGAGAAGCAGCCGATGGTCTTCTTCGAAGTCGTGCGGCGCGCCATGAGCCGTGTCCGCAATCTGCACGCCGTGGTGGCGGGGGTGGGGCCTTGCGAGGGCCAATTACGGGAAGCCATCGCGCAATACGGTCTCGCCGATCGGTTCCGGTTGCTGGGCAGGAGAAAAGACGTGGAAGTCGTCATGGCCGCTGCCACGGCCGTCCTGCTGACGTCGCGACAGGAAGGCACGCCGAACGTCTTGCTGGAAGCACAATGGCTCGGATGCCCCGTCGTTTCCACGAAAGCCGGCGGCGCCGCGGATGCCGTCAGTCACGGCCGGACGGGCCTGTTATTTGAGGTGGGAGACCTCGATGGCCTGACCGAAGCCCTGCTGTCGCTCGTGCTCGATCGGAACGGACGCGAACGTCTGAGCCAGGCTGCGCCGGGCTTCATCGCCGAACGCTTCGGTCTGGATCGCATGGTGGAAGAGACGCTGGCGGTCTATCGGCAGGCGTTGCACCCGTACAGTACAGCGGACGTCAAGGGCGTCCGATAA
- a CDS encoding DegT/DnrJ/EryC1/StrS family aminotransferase encodes MGVPLLDLAAHHAPLQKEIMAVLEQVVRSQAFILGPEVAKLEERVASYCQAKAAIGVSSGTDALLISLMALGVGPGDEVVTTPYSFFATAGAVVRLGAKPVFVDIEPRSFNIHPDKIERAVTAKTKALIPVHLYGQSADMAPIMDLAGRRKLAVIEDAAQAIGTEYKDGRRAGSIGTVGCLSFFPSKNLGCLGDAGMVVTNDADLAERLRVLRVHGSKPKYYHKLIGGNFRIDTIQAAVLNVKLNYLDGWTKRRQENAQRYETLFRQTGLPERGAVTLPEAVYRASGKSHYHIYNQFVLRVERRDDLIAHLKQKGIGAEIYYPVPFHLQECFRYLGYKEGDFPESERAAKDTIAIPIYPELTAEQQAEVVEGIGSFYKK; translated from the coding sequence ATGGGCGTTCCATTACTCGATCTTGCGGCGCATCATGCGCCGCTGCAGAAGGAGATCATGGCGGTGCTGGAGCAGGTCGTCCGCAGCCAGGCGTTTATCCTGGGGCCGGAAGTGGCCAAACTGGAGGAGCGGGTCGCGTCCTACTGCCAGGCCAAGGCCGCAATCGGCGTGTCGTCGGGCACCGACGCGCTCCTCATTTCCCTGATGGCGCTGGGCGTCGGTCCGGGCGACGAAGTCGTGACCACGCCCTATTCCTTCTTCGCCACGGCCGGAGCCGTCGTGCGGCTCGGTGCGAAGCCGGTGTTCGTCGACATCGAGCCCCGCTCGTTCAACATTCATCCCGACAAGATCGAGCGGGCGGTGACCGCCAAGACCAAGGCGCTCATTCCCGTGCATCTCTACGGGCAGTCGGCCGACATGGCTCCCATCATGGATCTGGCGGGGAGACGCAAGTTGGCGGTGATCGAAGACGCCGCGCAGGCGATCGGGACGGAATACAAGGACGGCCGCCGCGCCGGCAGTATCGGGACGGTCGGCTGCCTCTCGTTCTTCCCGAGCAAGAATCTCGGCTGTCTCGGCGACGCGGGCATGGTCGTGACGAACGACGCGGATCTCGCCGAGCGGCTCAGAGTGCTGCGGGTCCACGGCAGCAAGCCGAAGTACTATCACAAGCTGATCGGGGGGAACTTCCGCATCGATACCATTCAAGCCGCTGTGCTGAACGTCAAACTCAACTATCTCGACGGATGGACCAAGCGCCGGCAGGAAAACGCGCAACGCTATGAGACGCTGTTCCGGCAAACGGGCCTTCCGGAGCGCGGTGCCGTCACGCTGCCGGAAGCCGTGTATCGGGCGTCGGGAAAGTCCCACTACCACATCTATAACCAGTTCGTGCTGCGGGTCGAACGGCGCGACGATCTGATCGCTCATTTGAAGCAAAAGGGCATCGGCGCGGAAATCTATTATCCGGTGCCGTTCCACCTGCAGGAATGTTTCCGGTATCTGGGCTACAAGGAAGGCGATTTCCCCGAATCGGAGCGCGCCGCGAAGGACACGATCGCGATTCCGATCTATCCGGAACTCACCGCCGAACAGCAGGCCGAAGTCGTCGAAGGCATCGGAAGCTTTTATAAGAAATAG